CCCTGCTCGTGATGGGTGGCGCTCTGGCCGCCAGCGTGGTGGACAATTTCGCTTATGTGGATCGCTCCCTGGAGGTGGCCATGCCCAAGGCAAAGCGTCATGCGGCGCAGGAGTAATCTGAACTCTAGAACGGAATGGAACGGACCGGAGCGGAGGAAGTGCCTGCCCTTCCCTAAAATTTGGAGTTTTGAGTGGATCTCAATCCAAGCTACAAGCAACAGCCGACGGTTCAATGAACCAGAACCTCTCGCTAGTTGTACTCGGAATATGAGCACTACTACTCCTGCTTGTGTCCTGCCTACACACTCCTAGCATATCCCATGGTAGAGCCACAAGCCGGAACTAGTCCTTGgcactcctcctcctccttcgtCCAGTGCCCCACGAACAAcatcagtgtgtgtgtttttttttttttttttgttcccACAATTAAGATACATATGTTTTACTCTTTGATTGTttttcgtattattaatgTAGATTTTAAGTGTTTTACAAATTTAAAGTCTTTTTTTGTGATCAATATTGTGTGATATGTGATGCATCTTTAGGGACTGATGCTTTCAGTCTTGACCTTCTGCTGCTTCGAGCAAAATACCCAAATACTCTTCAGCGAGTAAAGCTTCCATATCCGCGATGAGTGCGTCTTCTTCGGCATCAGTGATCCTTGGACGTGCCTCTGTTTCTTCAGCACCTAACTTTGGTATGGCGTCCAATGGCTCTTGCTTTGTTTTAGCTGTTCGCTTACTTTTGGGACAGTCGAGGAGTGGGAGTGGGTTTTCGGACGGTACTATGGTCCGCTTAGGCGGGCGGCCTCTGGGCCGCTTTATCTTCGTTTGTATTGGAAATGGCTCGATATAGAGTACCTTAGCCTCTCCATCCCAAGGTACCAGAGAATTCTCGAGGTTGTCGATACGCACATGGAGTTCGCTGCCATCGGGGGTCGTGAACAGCAGCTCCTGAGTATGTTCGTTGGGCGCACTGGCAGGATCGCACAAGTCCACAAATTGAATTTCCACGCTCGGCACCTCCACCAAAACGGGCTCTGGCTTCGGTTTTCTGACATACTTTCTCTTTTTATAAGTCCCTGGTGCTTTTTCCTTGATTTTTGGTCCCTTTTTAGGACGAGACTTAATTGTGGCATCCGCTGAAGAAGGCTGTTCAGTGCGAACATTGTTCGAATTATTCAATTTGGGGAATTTGGCGAGCAAACGACTGGACAAATCGACCTTGGAGGGATAACGTAATGTTCTCGGTCCCTTCTTCATTTTATCATCGGCAGCTGTCACAGGCGCTACGAAGGTCCAAACATGGGGAAAAATTCCGTTGCTGTTGTCTGTTGGTGTGGGACATTCGTTGGGATCGAAGGAGTCCATGTTCTGAGGCCAATTATGCGATCTGGCGAGCATCTGAGCATCTGGGGACTGATCCATGTCCGGAAACCCAATAAACTGTGGTGACTTCTGTGTTTCTCGGGGATTAATATTATCCATGTTCTCCCACAATGGGGTGTACGGAAAGGCAAATGTACTCGGTGATAGCTTCTCATTCCTGGGTTCTGGAATGGTCCCCAGCACAGGCCATGGCAACGGCAATTCAGCTAAAATAGGATCTCTGGATATTATGATTGGATCACAATTGTTCGTGCTCTCCCAAAATAAGGTCATGGGGACAACATTGGAATCTGGCGACTGATCCATGTCCGGAGACCCAATAAACGGTGCTGTCTTCTCCTCTTTTATGGGGTGCTTCCGTATGTCAGGTACACCAGGATCTATGGGATCAAAATAGTTCGTGACCGCCCAAAGAGGGGTGTCGGGGCGTACAACATTTGGACTTTGGTATTGATCCATCTTCATGTCCGGAAACACATATGGTGAGACGCTCTCCTCTTCAATGGGGTGCATCAAAGGGTGGATCTGTTTTTCGGGTAAAGCAGGGTCTGTGGGATCACAATGATCAATGCTCTCCCAAAATTTGATCTCGGGGCGTACAACGTTGCGTTCTGGGGACTGTTGCCCGTACGGAAACGCAAATGGAGTCGGTGATGTCTTCTTCTTTTTTATGCGGTCAATGTTCTCTCGAAATAGAGCTTTGGGATGTAGAAAATTGGGATCTGTGGTAAGGAAAAGAGGTTCTGTTACATGGAatgtttgttgcacttcgaaaAAGATTTTTTTATACTTTTCTCCTTTGGGGGCACCGCTGGTTCGGGGATATTGATCGCGGATATATAAAATAGCGAATTCCGAATTCCCATGGAAGGCCGCTCACGTAGACGGTCCTCGTCCTCGGCTGTCAGCGCGAAGGGGTCCCTGCGATCGAACACCAAGCCACCCGGTGCTGGGCTGCACTGTTCCCGTTTGGGGTCTTTATTATGATCATCCTTTGACT
The Drosophila miranda strain MSH22 chromosome XL, D.miranda_PacBio2.1, whole genome shotgun sequence genome window above contains:
- the LOC108165013 gene encoding uncharacterized protein LOC108165013; this encodes MEPSSYVVKPTKPEKPMENKGKEKKQSTWDEDSFSAKRPKLDEEYQWNDKKQEAIKPVTDSKETVQITLHKLKEIMEKLSKRKVELGEDNVPSKKHKSKDDHNKDPKREQCSPAPGGLVFDRRDPFALTAEDEDRLRERPSMGIRNSLFYISAINIPEPAVPPKEKNPNFLHPKALFRENIDRIKKKKTSPTPFAFPYGQQSPERNVVRPEIKFWESIDHCDPTDPALPEKQIHPLMHPIEEESVSPYVFPDMKMDQYQSPNVVRPDTPLWAVTNYFDPIDPGVPDIRKHPIKEEKTAPFIGSPDMDQSPDSNVVPMTLFWESTNNCDPIIISRDPILAELPLPWPVLGTIPEPRNEKLSPSTFAFPYTPLWENMDNINPRETQKSPQFIGFPDMDQSPDAQMLARSHNWPQNMDSFDPNECPTPTDNSNGIFPHVWTFVAPVTAADDKMKKGPRTLRYPSKVDLSSRLLAKFPKLNNSNNVRTEQPSSADATIKSRPKKGPKIKEKAPGTYKKRKYVRKPKPEPVLVEVPSVEIQFVDLCDPASAPNEHTQELLFTTPDGSELHVRIDNLENSLVPWDGEAKVLYIEPFPIQTKIKRPRGRPPKRTIVPSENPLPLLDCPKSKRTAKTKQEPLDAIPKLGAEETEARPRITDAEEDALIADMEALLAEEYLGILLEAAEGQD
- the LOC108165014 gene encoding uncharacterized protein LOC108165014; the protein is MWSKIAISGALLVMGGALAASVVDNFAYVDRSLEVAMPKAKRHAAQE